In a single window of the Aminomonas paucivorans DSM 12260 genome:
- a CDS encoding HD domain-containing protein — protein sequence MKGLDEGARERIEAFARPLDPDPAHSHQVARLSLLLFDGLRGVHGLKGRDRPLLEAAALLHDVGWSRGGKGHHKHAYDLIRRGEDLPFPEEDRNLVAAVARYHRKALPRARHRAMRDLSPKDRRRVRWLAALLRVADGLDVEHRGRVQGLRCRFRDGVPLLEVWSEEPPEAALRAADRKADLFRRLHERNLVMRWKP from the coding sequence GTGAAGGGACTGGACGAAGGTGCGAGGGAGCGGATCGAGGCCTTTGCCCGGCCCCTGGACCCGGACCCGGCCCACAGCCACCAGGTGGCCCGTCTGTCCCTTCTTTTGTTCGACGGACTTCGAGGGGTCCACGGCCTCAAGGGGAGAGACCGCCCCCTGCTGGAGGCGGCGGCGCTGCTCCACGACGTGGGGTGGTCCAGGGGAGGCAAGGGACACCACAAGCACGCCTACGACCTGATCCGCCGGGGGGAGGACCTGCCCTTTCCCGAGGAGGACCGGAACCTGGTGGCCGCCGTGGCCCGGTACCACCGCAAGGCCCTGCCCCGGGCCCGCCACCGGGCCATGAGAGACCTGTCCCCGAAGGACCGTCGGCGGGTGCGCTGGCTGGCGGCGCTGCTTCGGGTGGCCGACGGCCTGGACGTGGAGCACCGGGGCCGCGTCCAGGGGCTGCGCTGCCGCTTTCGGGACGGGGTGCCCCTGCTGGAGGTGTGGTCCGAGGAGCCCCCCGAGGCGGCCCTGCGGGCGGCGGACCGCAAGGCGGACCTGTTCCGCCGACTCCATGAAAGAAACCTGGTGATGCGATGGAAACCCTAG
- a CDS encoding Ppx/GppA phosphatase family protein — protein METLETPRRTVGLFDIGTNSVRLSVVQIRDGAPVVVNQQREMVRLGEGEFGGGELQPEAMDRCVAVCRRFRDLVRSYGDGEIVAVATSATRDAANQMRFLARLREEADLDVRVVSGREEARLIYLGVASGLHLGAARGLFVDIGGGSTELVVGTQHQHEYLDTLKLGAIRVSSLFQGKDRRAPIPEGTYRDMKQYVRDASVRSVQRIRALGVDRAFGSSGTLLNLGEICSLRTGDPDRRIPLPCLREVLRDLRGLDLEGRRRFPGIQPERADILVGGGAIVETLMEGLDIPLLETSDRSLRDGLLVDYLARTAPEAWGADLSARERSVLQLGRTCHFDEPHARHIAQRAAELFDTGREARLHDLGDRERELLVYAALLHDIGMFLSFSNHHTHTHYLIRNAELLGFDQTEIQIMAATAYYHRKKLPRRKHPQFAELDELSQGKVRVLCLLLRLAESLDRSHSGVVRSARFREAGRRRVELELYASGECQLELWGLSGHQEAFREVFKKDLVSRLFPTLRSEAS, from the coding sequence ATGGAAACCCTAGAGACCCCTCGCCGGACGGTGGGGCTGTTCGACATCGGCACCAACTCCGTGCGCCTGTCGGTGGTGCAGATCCGCGACGGCGCCCCGGTGGTGGTGAACCAGCAGCGGGAGATGGTCCGCCTGGGGGAGGGGGAGTTTGGCGGTGGGGAACTCCAGCCCGAGGCCATGGATCGGTGCGTGGCGGTGTGCCGCCGCTTCCGGGACCTGGTGCGTTCCTACGGGGACGGGGAGATCGTGGCGGTGGCCACCTCCGCCACCCGGGACGCGGCCAACCAGATGCGCTTTCTGGCCCGGCTTCGCGAGGAGGCGGACCTGGACGTGCGGGTCGTCTCCGGTCGGGAGGAAGCCCGGCTCATCTACCTGGGGGTGGCCAGCGGCCTCCACCTGGGAGCGGCCCGGGGGCTCTTCGTGGACATCGGAGGGGGCAGCACGGAGCTGGTGGTGGGCACCCAGCACCAGCACGAGTACCTGGACACCCTCAAGCTGGGGGCCATCCGGGTCTCCAGCCTCTTCCAGGGGAAGGACCGCCGGGCTCCCATCCCCGAGGGGACCTATCGGGACATGAAACAGTACGTCCGGGACGCCTCGGTGCGCTCGGTGCAGCGGATCCGCGCCCTGGGGGTGGACCGGGCCTTCGGCAGCTCCGGGACCTTGCTGAACCTGGGGGAGATCTGCTCTCTCCGGACGGGGGACCCGGACCGGAGGATCCCCCTGCCCTGCCTGCGGGAGGTGCTGCGGGATCTCCGGGGGCTGGACCTGGAGGGGCGCAGACGCTTTCCGGGCATCCAGCCGGAACGGGCGGACATCCTGGTGGGAGGCGGAGCCATCGTGGAGACCCTGATGGAGGGACTGGACATCCCCCTGTTGGAGACCAGCGACCGCAGCCTGCGGGACGGTCTGCTGGTGGACTACCTGGCCCGGACGGCCCCGGAGGCCTGGGGAGCGGACCTCTCCGCCCGGGAGCGCAGCGTCCTCCAGCTGGGGCGCACCTGTCACTTCGACGAGCCCCACGCCCGGCACATCGCCCAGAGGGCGGCGGAACTCTTCGACACGGGGAGGGAGGCCCGGCTCCACGACCTGGGGGACCGGGAGCGGGAGCTGCTGGTCTACGCGGCGCTGCTCCACGACATCGGCATGTTCCTCTCCTTCTCCAACCACCACACCCACACCCACTACCTGATCCGCAACGCGGAGCTGCTGGGGTTCGACCAGACGGAGATCCAGATCATGGCCGCCACGGCGTACTACCACCGCAAGAAGCTCCCCCGGCGCAAGCATCCCCAGTTCGCGGAACTGGACGAACTCAGCCAGGGAAAGGTCCGGGTGCTGTGCCTCCTGCTGCGCTTGGCGGAGAGCCTGGACCGGAGCCACTCCGGGGTGGTGCGCTCCGCCCGCTTCCGGGAGGCGGGGCGCCGACGGGTGGAGCTGGAGCTGTACGCCTCCGGGGAATGCCAGCTGGAACTCTGGGGCCTTTCGGGACACCAGGAGGCCTTCCGGGAGGTCTTCAAGAAGGACCTGGTCTCCCGCCTCTTTCCCACCCTGCGCAGCGAGGCGTCCTGA
- a CDS encoding chemotaxis protein CheV — protein MQDEKILTEVGTNEWQVVVFMLGTQPFAINVDKTREILRWTGVRPVPKAHPAMRGITTIRGEVIPLIDLRAYLGIEPGVEEEQSKLIVAEFNRMKLGFVVDAVDRIYRINSEELDASLTGTFLGDNALYVIKREGRNILLLDYERIVQVVNPAVAEQFRMDEGHARKITASLGDPNQYKILVAEDSPLIRRLIQDALAEGGFHNLELVGHGKAAWDRLNDEEDTFHLLITDIEMPKMDGLALTRKVKESSLLKHIPTIVFSSIVAEDIKRKAQSVGADAQISKPEISLLVETVTRLLKAQG, from the coding sequence ATGCAGGACGAGAAAATCCTGACTGAAGTGGGCACCAACGAATGGCAGGTGGTCGTGTTCATGCTCGGGACCCAGCCGTTCGCCATCAACGTGGACAAAACCCGAGAGATCCTTCGATGGACCGGCGTCCGTCCTGTTCCCAAGGCGCACCCGGCGATGCGGGGCATCACGACCATCCGGGGCGAGGTGATCCCTCTCATCGACCTTCGGGCGTACCTGGGCATCGAACCCGGGGTGGAGGAGGAGCAGAGCAAGCTCATCGTGGCGGAGTTCAACCGTATGAAGCTGGGCTTCGTGGTGGACGCGGTGGACCGCATCTACCGCATCAACTCCGAGGAGCTGGACGCCTCCCTCACCGGGACCTTCCTGGGGGACAACGCCCTGTACGTCATCAAGCGGGAGGGGCGCAACATCCTCCTCCTGGACTACGAGCGCATCGTCCAGGTGGTGAACCCCGCCGTGGCGGAGCAGTTCAGGATGGACGAGGGGCACGCCCGGAAGATCACCGCCTCCCTGGGGGACCCGAACCAGTACAAGATCCTCGTGGCGGAGGACTCCCCCCTCATCCGGCGCCTCATCCAGGACGCCCTGGCGGAAGGGGGCTTCCACAATCTGGAGCTGGTGGGGCACGGCAAGGCCGCCTGGGACCGCCTCAACGACGAGGAGGACACCTTCCACCTGCTCATCACGGACATCGAGATGCCCAAGATGGACGGCCTGGCCCTGACCCGCAAGGTCAAGGAATCCTCCCTGCTGAAGCACATCCCCACCATCGTCTTCTCCTCCATCGTGGCGGAGGACATCAAGCGCAAGGCCCAGAGCGTGGGGGCGGACGCCCAGATCTCCAAGCCGGAGATCTCCCTGCTGGTGGAGACGGTGACGCGGCTGCTCAAGGCGCAGGGCTAG
- a CDS encoding SAM-dependent methyltransferase — protein MDIPRIFNITESAHRIHNPFTPEKLATLGAALRLEAGTRLLDLGSGSGEMLCTWARDYGIGGTGVDMSPLFTEQAVARAVELGVADRVTFLHGDAAGFVSEDKVGVAACVGATWIGGGVPGTIELLSRSLRPGGILLLGEPFWRQVPPTEEDAKGCLAQSISDFLSLPGLLASFGGLGYDVVEMVLADQDGWDRYEAAKWLTMRRWLEAHPGDEMAQEVRDLLTSEPVRHAAYTREYLGWGVFALMPRG, from the coding sequence ATGGACATTCCCCGGATCTTCAACATCACCGAAAGCGCTCACCGCATCCATAACCCCTTCACCCCCGAAAAACTCGCCACCCTCGGCGCGGCGCTGCGCCTGGAGGCGGGGACCCGGCTGCTCGACCTGGGCAGCGGTTCGGGGGAGATGCTGTGCACCTGGGCCCGGGATTACGGGATCGGGGGCACGGGGGTCGACATGAGCCCGCTGTTCACCGAACAGGCGGTGGCCCGGGCGGTGGAGCTGGGCGTCGCCGACCGGGTCACGTTCCTCCACGGCGATGCGGCAGGTTTCGTTTCGGAAGACAAGGTGGGCGTGGCGGCCTGCGTGGGTGCCACGTGGATCGGCGGAGGGGTCCCCGGGACGATCGAGCTTCTGTCGCGGAGCCTGCGCCCCGGGGGGATCCTGCTCCTGGGCGAGCCCTTCTGGCGTCAGGTACCCCCGACGGAGGAGGATGCCAAGGGGTGTCTTGCCCAATCCATCTCCGACTTCCTCTCCCTTCCGGGGCTTCTCGCGTCCTTCGGCGGTCTGGGCTACGACGTCGTGGAAATGGTCCTGGCGGACCAGGACGGTTGGGACCGATACGAGGCGGCCAAATGGCTCACCATGCGCCGCTGGCTGGAGGCCCATCCCGGCGACGAGATGGCCCAGGAAGTGCGAGACCTGCTGACCTCGGAACCGGTGCGCCACGCCGCCTACACCCGGGAATACCTGGGGTGGGGCGTGTTCGCGCTGATGCCCCGGGGATGA
- a CDS encoding GNAT family N-acetyltransferase translates to MKGFPCVPGPDLVVSLHTRRLILDPLDVADAAAVFRYRSLPSVRRFQMWEPGSPEEVASFLREPGRREWETPGVWHQLGLRERGGGALVGDCGFRCPVEDPRQGEIGITLAPEAQGKGLAAEALRALLEYLFVRRGMHRVFGSVDPENRPCRNLLHRVGMRQEAHFVSSLWFKGAWVDDLVFAMLEREHEPMGERL, encoded by the coding sequence ATGAAGGGTTTCCCGTGTGTCCCGGGTCCTGATCTGGTTGTATCCCTGCACACCCGGAGGCTGATCCTTGATCCGCTGGACGTCGCCGACGCGGCGGCGGTCTTCCGGTACCGTTCCCTCCCCTCGGTCCGGCGCTTTCAGATGTGGGAACCTGGGTCCCCTGAGGAGGTGGCGTCGTTCCTCCGGGAACCCGGGCGAAGGGAGTGGGAAACACCGGGGGTCTGGCACCAGCTGGGGCTGCGGGAGCGCGGGGGCGGGGCGCTGGTGGGAGACTGCGGTTTCCGCTGCCCCGTCGAGGATCCCCGGCAGGGGGAGATCGGGATCACCCTCGCCCCGGAAGCGCAGGGAAAGGGGCTTGCCGCGGAAGCCCTCCGGGCCCTCCTGGAGTACCTGTTCGTCCGAAGGGGGATGCACCGGGTCTTCGGGTCCGTGGATCCCGAGAACAGGCCCTGTCGCAACCTGCTCCACCGTGTGGGGATGCGCCAGGAGGCCCATTTCGTGAGTAGCCTGTGGTTCAAGGGGGCGTGGGTGGACGACCTGGTCTTCGCCATGCTGGAACGGGAGCACGAGCCGATGGGGGAACGTCTCTAG
- a CDS encoding SPL family radical SAM protein, whose translation MVVREVLGKSILSPSKIYPYALNPYVGCQHACSYCYARFMKRFTGHREPWGSFVDVKVNAPELLAREVRRKRPDRVWVSGVCDPYQPLEERYGITRKCLEILAEAGWPLVVQTRSGLVLRDRDVLGRFRDGEVGFSVPTADDGIRRAFEPWAPPIGERIRALGELHGAGIRTYGMIAPLLPGAEGLMDLLAGVVDHVLVDRMNYRGGEGVYRSLGLEECLSEGYARRVGEEIRADCLRLNVACRVLF comes from the coding sequence ATGGTGGTGCGGGAGGTTCTGGGGAAGAGCATCCTGTCCCCGTCGAAGATCTACCCCTATGCCCTCAACCCCTACGTGGGCTGCCAGCACGCCTGTTCGTACTGCTACGCCCGTTTCATGAAGCGGTTCACCGGTCACCGGGAACCCTGGGGGTCCTTCGTGGACGTGAAGGTCAACGCCCCGGAGCTTCTCGCCCGGGAGGTGCGCCGGAAGAGGCCCGACCGGGTCTGGGTCAGCGGGGTCTGCGATCCCTACCAGCCCCTGGAGGAACGGTACGGGATCACCCGGAAGTGTCTGGAGATCCTGGCGGAGGCAGGCTGGCCCCTGGTGGTCCAGACCCGCTCCGGGCTGGTGCTGCGGGACCGGGACGTGCTGGGCCGGTTCCGGGACGGGGAGGTGGGGTTTTCCGTCCCCACGGCGGACGACGGGATCCGCAGGGCCTTCGAACCTTGGGCCCCGCCCATCGGGGAGCGGATCCGGGCCCTGGGGGAGCTGCACGGAGCGGGGATCCGGACCTACGGGATGATTGCCCCCCTCCTCCCCGGGGCGGAGGGGCTGATGGATCTGTTGGCGGGGGTGGTGGACCATGTCCTGGTGGACCGCATGAACTACCGGGGGGGCGAGGGGGTCTACCGGAGCCTGGGGCTGGAGGAGTGCCTTTCCGAGGGGTATGCCCGTCGGGTGGGGGAGGAGATCCGGGCCGATTGTCTGCGCCTGAACGTGGCGTGTCGGGTGCTCTTCTGA
- a CDS encoding Lrp/AsnC family transcriptional regulator, with translation MGARRMDLDATDWRILAYLRRNARATFQEIGSAVAMTRPAVRERVLRMEEAGLIAGYRAEIEPDVLGRTVHVMVHFKFHGDRAYAGRPNDVLIRFLNACPRVIRYWEIYGELDFLIEAAFASKEELHRFLDDLRAYGFVRSHLIALACLGPFPDPQGEGADGEGG, from the coding sequence ATGGGGGCAAGGAGGATGGACCTGGACGCCACGGATTGGAGGATCCTGGCGTATCTGCGCCGCAACGCCCGGGCGACGTTCCAGGAGATCGGCTCCGCCGTGGCCATGACGAGGCCCGCGGTTCGGGAACGGGTGCTTCGGATGGAGGAGGCGGGGCTCATCGCGGGCTACCGCGCGGAGATCGAACCGGACGTCTTGGGGCGGACGGTGCACGTGATGGTCCACTTCAAGTTCCACGGCGACCGGGCCTACGCGGGAAGGCCCAACGACGTGCTGATCCGCTTCCTGAACGCCTGCCCCCGGGTGATCCGGTACTGGGAGATCTACGGGGAGCTGGATTTCCTCATCGAGGCGGCCTTCGCCTCCAAGGAGGAGCTTCACCGGTTTCTCGACGACCTTCGGGCCTACGGTTTCGTGCGCTCCCACCTGATCGCCCTGGCCTGCCTGGGGCCCTTCCCGGATCCCCAAGGGGAGGGGGCGGACGGGGAAGGCGGGTAG
- a CDS encoding radical SAM protein, translated as MGTMRVKKVYRREDGKKVMEINVLPGKYCTFQCVFCPIPEKGTQTEGAYSFPDTEAFLGDLAEQMDRERPDVLFLNSLGESFCNDRLGDLIDLGHRKGAQVSLYSNGYLLGDPSHAALASRCDEVSGEIKGVTEESFRKLQRPLEGRTLEEYVDRMVRFRKGYGGAFAVYVTLMKGVNDDPQSLGRLRDMLKRLAPTRVVLETFTDERFGKVWGIPEERVEDLRRALLGEG; from the coding sequence ATGGGGACCATGCGGGTGAAGAAGGTGTACCGCCGGGAGGACGGGAAAAAGGTGATGGAGATCAACGTCCTTCCGGGGAAGTACTGCACGTTCCAGTGCGTGTTCTGTCCCATCCCGGAGAAGGGGACCCAGACGGAGGGGGCGTACTCCTTCCCGGACACGGAGGCCTTTCTGGGGGACCTGGCGGAGCAGATGGACCGGGAGCGGCCGGACGTCCTGTTCCTCAACTCCCTGGGGGAGTCCTTCTGTAACGACCGCCTCGGGGATCTCATCGACCTGGGGCACCGGAAGGGGGCGCAGGTCAGCCTCTACAGCAACGGCTACCTTCTGGGAGACCCCTCCCATGCCGCCCTGGCATCCCGGTGCGACGAGGTCTCCGGGGAGATCAAGGGGGTGACGGAGGAGTCCTTCCGCAAGCTGCAGCGTCCCCTGGAGGGGCGGACCCTGGAGGAGTACGTGGACCGGATGGTCCGGTTCCGGAAGGGCTACGGGGGGGCCTTCGCGGTCTACGTGACCCTGATGAAGGGGGTCAACGACGATCCGCAATCCCTGGGGCGCCTTCGGGACATGCTGAAGCGTCTGGCCCCGACCCGGGTGGTCCTGGAGACCTTCACGGACGAGCGGTTCGGCAAGGTGTGGGGCATCCCGGAGGAACGGGTGGAGGACCTCCGCAGGGCGCTTCTGGGGGAGGGCTAG
- the proS gene encoding proline--tRNA ligase, with the protein MAKNITPRAQDFSQWYLDVIRVAGLADYAPVRGCMVVRPTGYSIWEVIQKHFDEGFKETGHVNAYFPLLIPHSFLEKEAQHVEGFAPECAVVTHAGGEELEEPLVVRPTSETVIGHMYSKWVQSWRDLPLLINQWCSVMRWEKRPRLFLRTSEFLWQEGHTAHATRDEAMEETLTMLEVYRRIMVEELALPVVAGEKSEGERFPGADNTFTCEAMMSDKKALQAGTSHFLGQNFAKAFEIAFQDQDGQVQFAWTTSWGVSTRLIGALIMTHADDDGLVLPPHVAPVKVALLPISTDEERLASDLEPKARELVTALEARLGRRSVALDTQYHMRPGDRFFSHLQKGVPLRLELGEREWQEGRVRAVRRDTGEKIDLPWDRLAEEVPAILEQIQQNLYQRALEFRLAHTHDVSSFDQFRSTLEEKGGFLRGYFAGTREDEKAIKEATGATVRCFPLEDQSTGTCFYTGKPGARRALFAKAY; encoded by the coding sequence ATGGCGAAGAACATCACACCCAGGGCGCAGGATTTTTCCCAGTGGTATCTGGACGTGATCCGAGTGGCGGGACTGGCGGACTACGCCCCGGTCCGGGGTTGCATGGTGGTCCGGCCTACGGGCTACTCCATCTGGGAGGTCATCCAGAAGCACTTCGACGAGGGGTTCAAGGAGACGGGGCACGTGAACGCCTACTTCCCCCTGCTGATCCCCCACTCCTTCCTGGAGAAGGAGGCCCAGCACGTGGAGGGCTTCGCCCCGGAGTGCGCCGTGGTGACCCACGCGGGGGGGGAGGAGCTGGAGGAACCCCTGGTGGTGCGTCCCACCTCCGAGACGGTGATCGGCCATATGTACAGCAAGTGGGTGCAGTCCTGGCGGGATCTGCCCCTGCTCATCAACCAGTGGTGCAGCGTCATGCGCTGGGAGAAGCGCCCCCGCCTCTTCCTCCGGACCTCCGAGTTCCTGTGGCAGGAGGGGCACACCGCCCACGCCACCCGGGACGAGGCCATGGAGGAGACCCTCACCATGCTGGAGGTGTACCGGCGCATCATGGTGGAGGAGCTGGCCCTGCCGGTGGTGGCGGGGGAGAAGTCCGAGGGGGAGCGCTTCCCCGGGGCGGACAACACCTTCACCTGCGAGGCCATGATGAGCGACAAGAAGGCCCTTCAGGCGGGGACGAGCCACTTCCTGGGGCAGAACTTCGCCAAGGCCTTCGAGATCGCCTTTCAGGATCAGGACGGGCAGGTGCAGTTCGCCTGGACCACCAGCTGGGGGGTCTCCACCCGGCTCATCGGAGCCCTCATCATGACCCATGCGGACGACGACGGCCTGGTGCTGCCGCCCCACGTGGCCCCCGTCAAGGTGGCCCTGCTGCCCATCAGCACCGACGAGGAGCGCCTCGCCTCGGACCTGGAGCCCAAGGCGCGGGAGCTGGTGACGGCCCTGGAGGCCCGGCTGGGTCGCCGCTCCGTGGCCCTGGACACCCAGTACCACATGCGCCCCGGAGACCGGTTCTTCTCCCACCTGCAGAAGGGGGTTCCCCTGCGCCTGGAGCTGGGGGAGCGGGAGTGGCAGGAGGGCCGGGTCCGGGCGGTCCGCCGGGACACGGGGGAGAAGATCGACCTTCCCTGGGACCGGCTGGCGGAGGAAGTGCCCGCCATCCTGGAGCAGATCCAGCAGAACCTGTACCAGCGGGCCCTGGAGTTCCGCCTCGCCCACACCCACGACGTGTCCTCCTTCGACCAGTTCCGTTCCACCCTGGAGGAGAAGGGGGGCTTCCTGCGGGGCTACTTCGCCGGGACCCGGGAGGACGAGAAGGCTATCAAGGAAGCCACGGGGGCCACGGTGCGCTGCTTCCCCCTGGAGGACCAGTCCACAGGCACCTGCTTCTACACCGGCAAGCCCGGGGCACGGCGGGCCCTCTTCGCCAAGGCCTACTAG
- a CDS encoding alpha,alpha-trehalose-phosphate synthase (UDP-forming) gives MNQLSSRLVVVSNRLPVVLEGKPGQWSIRPGSGGLVTALSPILRNRGGLWIGWVGTSDTIDIPGIKTVLGPASEASGYRLLPVFLSEEEVRLFYQGFSNEIIWPLFHDLQTRCRFEPDYWRAYGEVNRKFARVVLRHAREEDFLWIHDYHLIPLASMLEDSPKQLRCAFFLHIPFPPADIFLKLPWRKELVGALLRYRFLAFQTERDLRHFLQSLKALFPDSRAHREGDLFRIDADGRTLRAGSFPISIDYRDFDTLAQSRDVRRRTREIREKHGHRKLLLGVDRLDYTKGILERLQAFRRFLELHPEQRGKVTLVQLVVPSRQDVEAYRSLKEEIEKLVSRINGAYTEMGWVPVVYLYQALDRPGLVALYQAAEVALVTSLKDGMNLVAKEFCACHPGRDGVLVLSEFAGAAVQMGREALLVNPYDLEGMAEAIHRAVEMSEDERRRRMGRLRARIRQQDVFWWVDSFLRASSDQVLENFPEADLPPLVSPRSSSPLRGGKGSSGTIGRRDACSLLRLPPHP, from the coding sequence ATGAACCAGCTTTCCTCGCGCCTCGTCGTGGTGTCCAATCGCCTTCCCGTGGTGTTGGAGGGCAAACCGGGACAGTGGTCCATCCGCCCCGGATCGGGAGGGCTGGTAACGGCCCTCTCTCCCATCCTCCGAAACCGGGGGGGGCTGTGGATCGGCTGGGTGGGCACCTCCGACACCATCGACATCCCGGGCATCAAGACCGTCCTGGGGCCGGCGTCGGAGGCCAGCGGCTACCGCCTCCTGCCGGTGTTCCTGTCGGAGGAGGAGGTGCGCCTCTTCTACCAGGGCTTCTCCAACGAGATCATCTGGCCCCTGTTCCACGACCTGCAGACCCGGTGCCGTTTCGAGCCGGACTACTGGCGGGCCTACGGAGAGGTGAACCGCAAGTTCGCCCGGGTGGTTCTGCGCCACGCCCGGGAAGAGGACTTCCTGTGGATCCACGACTACCACCTCATCCCCCTGGCCTCCATGCTGGAGGACTCCCCCAAGCAGCTCCGGTGCGCCTTCTTCCTCCACATTCCCTTCCCCCCGGCGGACATCTTCCTCAAGCTGCCCTGGCGGAAGGAGCTGGTGGGGGCGCTGCTGCGCTACCGGTTCCTGGCCTTTCAGACGGAGCGGGACCTGCGGCACTTCCTCCAGAGCCTCAAGGCCCTCTTCCCGGACAGCCGGGCCCACCGGGAGGGGGATCTCTTCCGCATCGACGCGGACGGGAGGACCCTCCGGGCGGGGAGCTTCCCCATCAGCATCGACTACCGGGACTTCGACACCCTGGCCCAATCCCGAGACGTGCGGCGGCGCACCCGGGAGATCCGGGAGAAGCACGGCCACCGGAAGCTCCTTCTGGGAGTGGACCGTCTGGACTACACCAAGGGCATCCTGGAGCGCCTCCAGGCCTTCCGCCGCTTCCTGGAACTCCACCCGGAGCAGAGGGGCAAGGTCACCCTGGTGCAGCTGGTGGTGCCCAGCCGCCAGGACGTGGAGGCCTACCGGAGCCTGAAGGAGGAGATCGAGAAGCTGGTGAGCCGGATCAACGGGGCCTACACGGAGATGGGGTGGGTGCCGGTGGTGTACCTCTACCAGGCCCTGGACCGCCCGGGCCTGGTGGCCCTCTACCAGGCGGCGGAGGTGGCCCTGGTGACCTCCCTGAAGGACGGCATGAACCTGGTGGCCAAGGAATTCTGCGCCTGCCACCCCGGGAGGGACGGGGTCCTGGTGCTGAGCGAGTTCGCCGGGGCGGCGGTCCAGATGGGGCGGGAGGCCCTCCTGGTGAACCCCTACGACCTGGAGGGCATGGCGGAGGCCATCCACCGGGCGGTGGAGATGTCGGAAGACGAACGGAGGCGCCGCATGGGGCGCCTCCGTGCAAGGATTCGACAGCAGGACGTGTTCTGGTGGGTGGATTCCTTCCTCCGGGCCTCCTCGGACCAGGTCCTGGAGAACTTCCCCGAGGCGGATCTGCCGCCCCTGGTCTCCCCCCGCAGCTCCTCCCCCCTTCGGGGAGGGAAGGGGTCCTCGGGAACCATCGGGAGGCGAGACGCCTGTTCCCTGTTGCGCCTCCCCCCCCACCCCTGA
- the otsB gene encoding trehalose-phosphatase, which translates to MIPVLGPLWTRLNRSSGALLMLDFDGTLAPFRESRLQTRPYPGIPILLETLGRESRTRVVLVTGRPAKSLQNLLRLHPSPEIWGSHGAERLRPDGTYQEPDLDSARKEGLRRAHWSALLGLPPHKVERKPVSVAAHWRGIPQGERGRIRKALQARWTTVAERYNLQLLPFDGGLEMVVPGFHKGRAVARLLEETDPTHPAAYLGDDLTDERAFAALGTRGLSVLVRGAWRPTRAQAWIRPPEEVLAFLEGWCFHTLLRNRRFP; encoded by the coding sequence ATGATCCCCGTCCTGGGCCCCCTCTGGACTCGCTTGAACCGGTCTTCCGGGGCCCTGCTGATGCTGGATTTCGACGGAACCCTGGCGCCCTTTCGGGAAAGCCGACTGCAAACCCGCCCCTATCCGGGGATCCCGATCCTGCTGGAGACCCTGGGACGGGAGAGCCGGACCCGAGTGGTGCTGGTGACGGGAAGGCCCGCCAAGTCCCTCCAGAACCTCCTGCGCCTGCACCCTTCCCCCGAAATCTGGGGGTCCCACGGGGCGGAGCGCCTCCGCCCCGACGGGACCTACCAGGAGCCGGACCTGGACTCGGCAAGGAAAGAAGGGCTCCGAAGGGCCCACTGGAGCGCCCTTCTGGGGCTGCCGCCCCACAAGGTGGAGCGCAAGCCCGTCTCCGTGGCGGCCCACTGGCGGGGCATCCCCCAGGGGGAACGGGGCCGGATCCGCAAGGCCCTTCAGGCCCGCTGGACCACCGTGGCGGAGCGGTACAACCTCCAGCTTCTGCCCTTCGACGGGGGGCTGGAGATGGTGGTCCCGGGGTTCCACAAGGGACGGGCGGTGGCCCGACTCCTGGAGGAAACGGACCCGACCCATCCCGCGGCATACCTGGGGGACGACCTCACGGACGAGCGGGCCTTCGCCGCCCTGGGCACCCGGGGGCTTTCGGTGCTGGTGCGGGGCGCCTGGCGCCCCACCCGGGCCCAGGCCTGGATTCGCCCCCCCGAGGAGGTGCTGGCCTTCCTGGAGGGCTGGTGCTTCCACACCCTGCTTCGGAACAGGAGGTTCCCATGA